In the Gossypium arboreum isolate Shixiya-1 chromosome 10, ASM2569848v2, whole genome shotgun sequence genome, one interval contains:
- the LOC108481731 gene encoding uncharacterized protein LOC108481731, translating to MNQLSQGLPLMGAHQGNQDEDYREGRTTHDNSNKSQQQHRPPRESYQSSVDLQQQHRPPRETSKSSDRIQQQHPPPLDIYQSSDHLQQQHRPPRETYKSSDHIQQQHPPPRDIYQSSDHLQQQYQPRETYKSSNHIQQELRPPRESYQSPNHIKQQHQPRETSKSSDHIQQQHQPRETYKSSDHIQQQHQPHRESCQSSDHLHQQQRQPPRESYQSSDHFQQQQYQPRESYQESGHLQQLHRPPLESYQSSNHVQQQQQLSESYHQSFNHLQQQQHEPRESYQSSDHLPPRESYQNSDHLQQQQAPVIKGYATKDDSYSLINKVASDHQLPSVVDLSKHVHHPSGYQSSHSPTPRVKPPSTRDPNSILMNPKPRSLLYHEEYAMTQGNTADDSAEAENKNVKVKRSHTNKPQSSSSCCQ from the coding sequence ATGAATCAGCTTTCTCAAGGCTTGCCTTTAATGGGTGCTCATCAAGGGAACCAGGATGAAGATTACAGAGAGGGACGAACGACCCACGACAATTCCAACAAGAGCCAGCAGCAGCATCGACCTCCTCGAGAAAGTTATCAGAGCTCTGTTGATCTTCAACAACAGCATCGGCCTCCTCGGGAAACTTCTAAGAGTTCCGATCGTATTCAACAACAGCATCCACCTCCTCTAGATATTTATCAAAGTTCCGATCATCTTCAACAACAGCATCGGCCTCCTCGGGAAACTTATAAGAGCTCAGATCATATTCAACAACAGCATCCACCTCCTCGAGATATTTATCAAAGTTCCGATCATCTTCAACAACAGTATCAGCCTCGAGAAACTTATAAGAGCTCAAATCATATTCAACAAGAGCTTCGTCCTCCTCGAGAAAGTTATCAGAGTCCAAATCATATTAAACAACAGCATCAGCCTCGGGAAACTTCTAAGAGCTCAGATCATATTCAACAACAGCATCAGCCTCGGGAAACTTATAAGAGCTCAGATCATATTCAACAACAGCATCAGCCTCATCGGGAGAGTTGTCAGAGTTCCGATCATCTTCATCAACAACAGCGTCAGCCTCCTCGGGAAAGTTATCAGAGTTCCGATCATTTTCAACAACAGCAATATCAGCCTCGAGAAAGTTATCAGGAGTCGGGACATCTTCAACAACTGCATCGGCCTCCTCTGGAAAGTTATCAGAGTTCCAATCATGTTCAACAACAGCAACAGCTTTCGGAAAGTTATCATCAGAGTTTCAATCATCTTCAACAGCAGCAGCATGAGCCTCGGGAAAGTTATCAGAGCTCCGATCATCTTCCTCCTCGAGAAAGTTATCAAAATTCCGATCATCTTCAGCAACAGCAGGCTCCAGTTATCAAAGGATATGCAACAAAAGATGATTCTTATTCTTTGATTAACAAAGTTGCCTCTGATCATCAGTTGCCTTCAGTTGTCGATCTTTCAAAACATGTTCATCATCCTAGTGGTTATCAGAGTTCCCATTCTCCGACACCTCGGGTTAAGCCTCCTTCCACCCGTGACCCGAATTCCATTCTCATGAACCCTAAACCTCGTAGTCTGCTGTATCATGAAGAGTATGCAATGACCCAGGGAAATACAGCAGATGATTCAGCCGAAGCGGAGAACAAAAATGTTAAAGTAAAGAGAAGCCATACTAATAAACCACAGTCTTCATCATCATGTTGCCAGTGA